A section of the Drosophila sechellia strain sech25 chromosome 3L, ASM438219v1, whole genome shotgun sequence genome encodes:
- the LOC6605454 gene encoding citron Rho-interacting kinase isoform X2 has protein sequence MPPKLEPISVRTARLNNLILGKGAGVCAKPAGSAAGSGIPASTRRSIVPVSTTSAAVAEAICREGLLDAFCLLYNECDKDTLKKRDRNIAEFVNKFRPIIEETRKLRVNADDFLIKTLIGQGYFGNVHLVVERQTNDIYAMKKIKKSVVTTSQVKEERDIMSIRNSEWLINLQYAFQDNDNLYLVMEYMPGGDLLSLMSRHGPFDEDLARFYLAELTVALHTLHEMGYVHRDIKPENILIDRFGHIKLADFGNAAALDRDGHVLSLSPVGTPDYIAPELLQTISTYKLSKSMHDVSCDYWSMGIIGYELICETTPFHEDNVHETYSKILSHCEESHLKELISFPADLKVSVNYRNLIESLVTNPSKRLSYERIKNHPFFSEIPWGSIRSQVPPIIPTVRSDDDTSNFEDGIRHKTRREKGVPKKSLTTNMKSNDFSGKDLPFIGYSFVHMEKSAISATTDEKLQEKLKELLQKLKTRENEISMLKQDLLRAQQSLRKTDNKSQVVADAKMEIKKLQQIIKEKTMELTTCKTQIKTLQSSAKIDEEMWSKKEATITDLLRLNRQKYEEAKIASEQRYEKQLADKKQELASTLQKLDARELEFNAKFEECKHLSMKLQNYKDMLQQIKEQNLKSETNHEEQRRQMAESYEQKLTDLRKKVRDSQDTNRRMTMEIKEIRTELDESISSSKSTQEAKNATERNIEEILRRLNQEIASNNELHAEKVKLETKLQLKENETQEVRAECHRLERELQLAECRCQLAESSLASHVSPYETAPGSLTELNAIEDQLRADLLAAKESENHQKGRADQLQTLVTKLEQMLERFNEQSLSPTKSHSSRKQESETVGDMLERQNEKLEDKLAAVREQMIVERQAARTANLSLWKVEKQLEEALSEKKLLARRMELTEDRIKKVQNASDESQRMLKTSQEETRQRESRIEELKQELAAAKRDVLKEHLQWEKAEQERMKCKSEIIELLANVHRLEQQETELRQKLRQIQSRFDGLTLEQKNTIRELQEEREKSRKANDSCLVLQKELKQLTDNFQRLKYACSITDSQLTEVETMLKSEQDRNKSQKSQLDTLHEKVRERNDQLTDLRKQLTAVEAEKRLAEQRAQVLASEIEELRLNLKEQQKKLVAQQDQLVEQTNALFATQERAELLDGQNANYEAQTADSNREMVSLKEENARILSELFHKKEEVANLQAEIKDLESTQANLHAEIDSLQDTLAEKEQFYVQRDIKSNATLAQHKKLIDYLQLKVEDLSAKKKKTLADKLFGSSHTNKENVSPNDVESSILYRALKEELKREQKMNSMLKEQLAQLNGTATLRSPRKSAAVNGDSDAPKQRPVSIAALPRSPQKQQQPLKRTTSQVELKTTAEKPTKVTIENVAHHRFELALQESKVDAANCVVCRQAVVAGSPFWKCKECKNVTHRKCRSNVQGHCGATKPSAPPGDDLSSVQSVSSLTLDSVDSAGGTTSGGEYIGSLVYSSDGAEDQARKEIEVNCAFEVAEQQILLLGCNTGLYAYHLDSQRLVHITGLESVSCMSICKRLAKAIMVGTVGEKLYQCDYRQLESRCQSSSSCHKPVLETSAIELPFANRTPSEKWKLVLISDEAENALDSVAIAATSTRIVILKYDLKLHMFKPVRALDTATPVTSIFFTRHSAIVSSDKFYEIDLDNYAAEEFVDLSDKSMESTAKCQPLTAVRISRQEYLLCFAEYGVFVDEFGCRSRPYDLNWVYAPTGFVYREPFLFIAHYQSVQIVRLHRSFSKEMGSGDNASEASESPELQRVYLPHYMSTLLANSGDVNLYAVAIDQRPCNGTQKIYHLDTMLAFKQKFNISMETLSSVATSVTLGSTVTGNSL, from the exons ATGCCACCCAAGCTGGAACCGATTAGCGTGCGCACCGCGCGCCTGAACAACTTGATTCTGGGCAAAGGTGCTGGCGTCTGTGCGAAGCCCGCTGGAAGCGCCGCCGGATCAGGTATTCCCGCCTCCACCAGGAGGAGCATCGTACCCGTGAGCACCACCAGCGCCGCCGTGGCTGAGGCCATCTGCCGCGAGGGACTCCTGGACGCCTTCTGTCTGCTGTACAATGAGTGCGACAAGGACACGCTGAAGAAGCGCGATCGCAACATCGCCGAGTTTGTCAACAAAT TTCGTCCCATCATAGAGGAGACCCGCAAACTCAGGGTCAACGCAGATGACTTCCTCATCAAGACGCTTATTGGCCAAGGATACTTTGGCAACGTTCACCTGGTGGTGGAGCGCCAAACCAACGACATATACGCCATGAAGAAGATCAAAAAGTCGGTGGTGACGACGTCACAAGTCAAGGAGGAGCGCGATATCATGTCCATTCGCAACTCTGAATGGCTGATCAATCTGCAGTATGCCTTTCAG GATAACGACAATCTGTACCTGGTCATGGAGTACATGCCCGGCGGAGACCTTCTCAGCTTGATGTCTCGCCACGGCCCATTCGATGAGGACTTGGCTCGTTTCTATCTGGCCGAGCTCACAGTGGCCCTGCACACATTGCACGAGATGGGCTATGTGCATCGGGATATTAAGCCTGAAAATATACTGATTGATCGTTTCGGGCATATAAAACTGGCTGATTTTGGCAATGCCGCTGCCCTGGATCGCGATGGCCATGTGCTGAGTTTGTCGCCGGTGGGAACACCGGATTACATAGCTCCAGAGCTGCTGCAGACCATATCCACCTACAAGCTGTCCAAGTCGATGCACGAT GTCAGCTGCGATTATTGGTCCATGGGTATTATAGGATATGAGTTAATATGCGAAACAACACCTTTTCACGAGGACAATGTACACGAGACATACTCCAAGATTCTCTCCCACTGCGAGGAGAGTCACCTCAAAGAGCTCATCAGCTTTCCCGCCGACTTGAAGGTGTCTGTTAACTATAGAAATCTGATTGAGTCACTGGTCACAAATCCTTCGAAGCGATTGTCCTATGAGCGCATCAAGAATCACCCCTTCTTCAGCGAAATTCCGTGGGGTTCCATTCGCTCGCAGGTTCCACCGATTATACCAACTGTTAGGTCTGACGATGATACCTCCAATTTCGAGGACGGAATTCGTCATAAGACTCGCAGGGAAAAGGGAGTACCTAAAAAGTCGCTCACAACCAACATGAAATCGAATGATTTCAGTGGCAAGGATCTGCCATTCATTGGGTACAGTTTTGTGCACATGGAAAAGTCGGCAATTTCCGCTACCACCGATGAAAAGCTGCAGGAGAAGCTAAAGGAACTGCTGCAGAAGCTGAAGACTAGAGAGAATGAGATTTCCATGCTTAAACAAGATCTTTTGCGGGCTCAGCAATCGCTTAGGAAGACCGATAACAAATCGCAGGTGGTGGCCGATGctaaaatggaaattaagAAGCTGCAACAGATTATCAAGGAGAAAACAATGGAGCTGACCACTTGCAAGACGCAAATTAAGACGCTCCAAAGTTCGGCCAAAATAGACGAGGAAATGTGGTCCAAGAAGgaagccactatcaccgatcTTCTCCGCCTGAATCGCCAAAAGTACGAAGAAGCCAAGATCGCTTCGGAGCAACGATATGAGAAACAATTGGCGGACAAAAAGCAAGAGTTGGCATCGACGCTGCAAAAGCTAGATGCCCGTGAGCTGGAGTTCAATGCCAAGTTCGAAGAGTGCAAGCATTTGTCCATGAAATTGCAAAACTACAAGGATATGCTGCAGCAGATCAAGGAGCAGAATCTCAAGTCTGAGACGAACCATGAGGAGCAGAGACGCCAAATGGCCGAGTCGTATGAGCAAAAGCTCACAGATCTCCGGAAGAAGGTTCGCGACTCGCAGGATACAAACCGACGCATGACAATGGAGATAAAGGAAATACGCACCGAGCTGGACGAGTCCATATCCTCCAGCAAGTCCACACAGGAAGCGAAGAATGCTACCGAGCGGAACATCGAAGAAATCCTGCGGCGTCTAAACCAGGAGATCGCCTCCAATAATGAGCTTCATGCGGAAAAGGTCAAGCTGGAGACGAAACTGCAGCTGAAGGAGAATGAAACCCAAGAAGTTAGAGCCGAATGTCATCGACTTGAGAGGGAATTGCAG CTCGCCGAATGCCGCTGCCAGCTGGCTGAATCCTCACTAGCCTCCCACGTTTCCCCCTACGAAACTGCGCCTGGATCTTTGACCGAACTGAATGCCATTGAGGACCAACTTCGCGCTGACTTGTTAGCCGCCAAAGAGAGTGAAAACCATCAGAAGGGACGTGCCGATCAACTGCAGACACTGGTCACCAAACTGGAGCAAATGCTTGAGCGCTTTAACGAGCAGAGTTTATCACCTACGAAATCGCACTCATCGCGTAAGCAAGAAAGTGAAACCGTTGGTGATATGCTCGAGCGGCAGAACGAGAAGCTGGAGGATAAATTGGCAGCAGTGCGGGAGCAGATGATTGTGGAACGTCAGGCAGCGCGTACAGCGAATCTATCGCTCTGGAAGGTGGAGAAACAGCTGGAGGAAGCTTTGTCCGAGAAGAAGTTACTGGCGCGTCGCATGGAACTCACCGAGGATCGCATCAAAAAGGTGCAGAACGCCAGCGATGAATCGCAGAGAATGCTCAAGACGTCTCAGGAGGAAACTCGCCAGCGGGAGTCTCGCATCGAGGAGCTGAAGCAGGAACTGGCGGCCGCCAAAAGGGATGTCCTCAAGGAGCACCTCCAATGGGAAAAGGCCGAGCAGGAGCGCATGAAGTGCAAGTCGGAGATAATCGAGCTCTTGGCCAATGTGCACAGATTAGAACAACAGGAGACGGAACTGCGCCAGAAACTAAGGCAAATCCAATCGCGATTCGATGGTCTAACATTGGAACAGAAGAATACCATACGTGAACTGCAGGAGGAGCGCGAAAAGAGCAGAAAAGCGAATGACTCTTGTCTCGTCTTACAGAAGGAGCTGAAACAGCTCACCGATAACTTCCAGAGGTTGAAGTACGCGTGTAGCATTACCGACAGCCAGCTGACTGAAGTAGAGACCATGCTTAAATCGGAGCAGGATCGAAATAAATCCCAGAAATCTCAACTTGATACCCTTCATGAGAAAGTGAGAGAGCGCAACGATCAATTAACTGATCTGCGAAAGCAACTTACTGCGGTGGAAGCTGAAAAGCGTCTGGCGGAGCAGCGTGCTCAAGTGCTGGCATCGGAAATCGAGGAACTTCGCCTCAACCTCAaggagcagcagaagaagCTGGTGGCGCAGCAGGATCAGTTGGTGGAGCAGACTAACGCCCTGTTCGCCACCCAAGAGAGAGCTGAACTTTTGGATGGGCAAAATGCCAATTACGAAGCCCAAACTGCGGATTCGAATCGCGAAATGGTTAGTCTGAAAGAGGAAAATGCTAGAATTCTCAGCGAGCTGTTCCACAAGAAGGAGGAGGTGGCCAATCTCCAGGCGGAGATAAAGGACTTGGAGTCTACGCAAGCCAACTTGCACGCGGAGATCGATTCCCTTCAGGACACTTTGGCCGAGAAGGAGCAGTTCTACGTGCAGCGGGACATTAAATCGAATGCCACTCTTGCGCAGCACAAAAAGCTGATTGACTACCTTCAG ctCAAAGTTGAGGACCTGTCCGCCAAGAAGAAAAAGACATTGGCGGACAAGCTTTTCGGTTCTAGCCACACAAACAAGGAGAACGTGTCACCCAATGACGTGGAATCTTCCATTCTGTATCGCGCTCTAAAGGAGGAACTGAAGCGAGAACAAAAGATGAACAGCATGCTGAAGGAGCAGTTGGCTCAGTTGAATG GAACTGCAACCCTGCGCTCGCCACGCAAGTCTGCAGCTGTTAATGGCGACTCTGATGCACCCAAACAGAGGCCCGTAAGCATTGCTGCCTTGCCACGTTCTccacagaagcagcagcagccccTGAAGCGCACCACCAGCCAGGTGGAGTTGAAGACGACGGCGGAGAAACCGACTAAAGTAACCATTGAGAACGTGGCTCATCACCGTTTCGAACTGGCCCTACAGGAGTCCAAGGTGGATGCAGCCAATTGTGTAGTTTGCAGACAGGCCGTCGTTGCCGGTTCGCCATTCTGGAAATGCAAGGAGTGCAAAAATGTAACGCATCGCAAGTGTCGCTCCAATGTTCAGGGTCATTGCGGAGCCACCAAGCCGTCTGCACCGCCAGGCGATGATCTTAGCAGTGTTCAATCTGTCTCCAGCTTGACTTTGGACAGCGTAGATAGTGCGGGTGGTACAACCAGCGGTGGCGAGTACATTGGATCGCTGGTCTACAGTTCGGATGGTGCAGAAGATCAGGCACGGAAGGAGATCGAAGTGAACTGCGCCTTTGAAGTGGCCGAGCAGCAAATACTTCTTTTGGGCTGTAACACAGGACTGTACGCGTATCACTTGGACTCGCAGCGATTGGTGCACATTACTGGTCTCGAGTCGGTGAGCTGCATGTCCATCTGCAAGCGCTTGGCCAAGGCTATCATGGTGGGCACAGTGGGCGAGAAGCTCTATCAATGTGACTACCGCCAGCTGGAGTCACGCTGCCAGAGCTCCAGTTCGTGTCACAAGCCTGTGCTGGAGACCTCGGCCATTGAGCTGCCGTTTGCCAATCGCACGCCCTCGGAGAAATGGAAACTAGTGCTCATCTCCGATGAGGCGGAGAACGCATTGGATTCGGTGGCTATTGCGGCCACGTCCACTAGGATTGTCATCTTGAAGTACGACCTTAAGTTGCACATGTTTAAGCCAGTTCGAGCCTTGGACACGGCCACGCCGGTCACTTCCATATTCTTTACGCGTCATTCGGCCATTGTTAGCTCGGATAAGTTCTACGAGATCGATTTGGACAACTATGCGGCTGAGGAGTTCGTGGATCTGTCCGATAAGTCAATGGAGAGCACTGCCAAGTGCCAGCCCCTAACTGCTGTGCGCATCTCACGGCAGGAGTATCTGCTCTGCTTTGCCGAATATGGTGTCTTTGTGGACGAGTTTGGCTGCAGATCCAGGCCGTACGATCTGAACTGGGTCTATGCACCCACTGGATTTGTTTACCGCGAGCCATTCCTATTCATTGCCCACTACCAAAGCGTGCAGATAGTCCGTTTGCATCGGTCGTTCAGCAAGGAAATGGGCAGCGGTGACAACGCATCGGAGGCTTCGGAATCCCCGGAGCTGCAGCGCGTCTACTTGCCACACTACATGTCCACGCTGCTGGCCAACAGCGGAGATGTCAATCTCTATGCCGTGGCCATCGATCAGAGGCCCTGCAATGGAACACAGAAGATCTACCATCTGGACACGATGCTGGCATTCAAGCAGAAGTTCAATATCTCCATGGAAACGCTGTCTTCAGTGGCCACTTCCGTGACTTTGGGCTCGACGGTCACCGGAAATAGCTTATAG
- the LOC6605454 gene encoding citron Rho-interacting kinase isoform X1 — MPPKLEPISVRTARLNNLILGKGAGVCAKPAGSAAGSGIPASTRRSIVPVSTTSAAVAEAICREGLLDAFCLLYNECDKDTLKKRDRNIAEFVNKFRPIIEETRKLRVNADDFLIKTLIGQGYFGNVHLVVERQTNDIYAMKKIKKSVVTTSQVKEERDIMSIRNSEWLINLQYAFQDNDNLYLVMEYMPGGDLLSLMSRHGPFDEDLARFYLAELTVALHTLHEMGYVHRDIKPENILIDRFGHIKLADFGNAAALDRDGHVLSLSPVGTPDYIAPELLQTISTYKLSKSMHDVSRIVSCDYWSMGIIGYELICETTPFHEDNVHETYSKILSHCEESHLKELISFPADLKVSVNYRNLIESLVTNPSKRLSYERIKNHPFFSEIPWGSIRSQVPPIIPTVRSDDDTSNFEDGIRHKTRREKGVPKKSLTTNMKSNDFSGKDLPFIGYSFVHMEKSAISATTDEKLQEKLKELLQKLKTRENEISMLKQDLLRAQQSLRKTDNKSQVVADAKMEIKKLQQIIKEKTMELTTCKTQIKTLQSSAKIDEEMWSKKEATITDLLRLNRQKYEEAKIASEQRYEKQLADKKQELASTLQKLDARELEFNAKFEECKHLSMKLQNYKDMLQQIKEQNLKSETNHEEQRRQMAESYEQKLTDLRKKVRDSQDTNRRMTMEIKEIRTELDESISSSKSTQEAKNATERNIEEILRRLNQEIASNNELHAEKVKLETKLQLKENETQEVRAECHRLERELQLAECRCQLAESSLASHVSPYETAPGSLTELNAIEDQLRADLLAAKESENHQKGRADQLQTLVTKLEQMLERFNEQSLSPTKSHSSRKQESETVGDMLERQNEKLEDKLAAVREQMIVERQAARTANLSLWKVEKQLEEALSEKKLLARRMELTEDRIKKVQNASDESQRMLKTSQEETRQRESRIEELKQELAAAKRDVLKEHLQWEKAEQERMKCKSEIIELLANVHRLEQQETELRQKLRQIQSRFDGLTLEQKNTIRELQEEREKSRKANDSCLVLQKELKQLTDNFQRLKYACSITDSQLTEVETMLKSEQDRNKSQKSQLDTLHEKVRERNDQLTDLRKQLTAVEAEKRLAEQRAQVLASEIEELRLNLKEQQKKLVAQQDQLVEQTNALFATQERAELLDGQNANYEAQTADSNREMVSLKEENARILSELFHKKEEVANLQAEIKDLESTQANLHAEIDSLQDTLAEKEQFYVQRDIKSNATLAQHKKLIDYLQLKVEDLSAKKKKTLADKLFGSSHTNKENVSPNDVESSILYRALKEELKREQKMNSMLKEQLAQLNGTATLRSPRKSAAVNGDSDAPKQRPVSIAALPRSPQKQQQPLKRTTSQVELKTTAEKPTKVTIENVAHHRFELALQESKVDAANCVVCRQAVVAGSPFWKCKECKNVTHRKCRSNVQGHCGATKPSAPPGDDLSSVQSVSSLTLDSVDSAGGTTSGGEYIGSLVYSSDGAEDQARKEIEVNCAFEVAEQQILLLGCNTGLYAYHLDSQRLVHITGLESVSCMSICKRLAKAIMVGTVGEKLYQCDYRQLESRCQSSSSCHKPVLETSAIELPFANRTPSEKWKLVLISDEAENALDSVAIAATSTRIVILKYDLKLHMFKPVRALDTATPVTSIFFTRHSAIVSSDKFYEIDLDNYAAEEFVDLSDKSMESTAKCQPLTAVRISRQEYLLCFAEYGVFVDEFGCRSRPYDLNWVYAPTGFVYREPFLFIAHYQSVQIVRLHRSFSKEMGSGDNASEASESPELQRVYLPHYMSTLLANSGDVNLYAVAIDQRPCNGTQKIYHLDTMLAFKQKFNISMETLSSVATSVTLGSTVTGNSL, encoded by the exons ATGCCACCCAAGCTGGAACCGATTAGCGTGCGCACCGCGCGCCTGAACAACTTGATTCTGGGCAAAGGTGCTGGCGTCTGTGCGAAGCCCGCTGGAAGCGCCGCCGGATCAGGTATTCCCGCCTCCACCAGGAGGAGCATCGTACCCGTGAGCACCACCAGCGCCGCCGTGGCTGAGGCCATCTGCCGCGAGGGACTCCTGGACGCCTTCTGTCTGCTGTACAATGAGTGCGACAAGGACACGCTGAAGAAGCGCGATCGCAACATCGCCGAGTTTGTCAACAAAT TTCGTCCCATCATAGAGGAGACCCGCAAACTCAGGGTCAACGCAGATGACTTCCTCATCAAGACGCTTATTGGCCAAGGATACTTTGGCAACGTTCACCTGGTGGTGGAGCGCCAAACCAACGACATATACGCCATGAAGAAGATCAAAAAGTCGGTGGTGACGACGTCACAAGTCAAGGAGGAGCGCGATATCATGTCCATTCGCAACTCTGAATGGCTGATCAATCTGCAGTATGCCTTTCAG GATAACGACAATCTGTACCTGGTCATGGAGTACATGCCCGGCGGAGACCTTCTCAGCTTGATGTCTCGCCACGGCCCATTCGATGAGGACTTGGCTCGTTTCTATCTGGCCGAGCTCACAGTGGCCCTGCACACATTGCACGAGATGGGCTATGTGCATCGGGATATTAAGCCTGAAAATATACTGATTGATCGTTTCGGGCATATAAAACTGGCTGATTTTGGCAATGCCGCTGCCCTGGATCGCGATGGCCATGTGCTGAGTTTGTCGCCGGTGGGAACACCGGATTACATAGCTCCAGAGCTGCTGCAGACCATATCCACCTACAAGCTGTCCAAGTCGATGCACGATGTGAGTAGAATT GTCAGCTGCGATTATTGGTCCATGGGTATTATAGGATATGAGTTAATATGCGAAACAACACCTTTTCACGAGGACAATGTACACGAGACATACTCCAAGATTCTCTCCCACTGCGAGGAGAGTCACCTCAAAGAGCTCATCAGCTTTCCCGCCGACTTGAAGGTGTCTGTTAACTATAGAAATCTGATTGAGTCACTGGTCACAAATCCTTCGAAGCGATTGTCCTATGAGCGCATCAAGAATCACCCCTTCTTCAGCGAAATTCCGTGGGGTTCCATTCGCTCGCAGGTTCCACCGATTATACCAACTGTTAGGTCTGACGATGATACCTCCAATTTCGAGGACGGAATTCGTCATAAGACTCGCAGGGAAAAGGGAGTACCTAAAAAGTCGCTCACAACCAACATGAAATCGAATGATTTCAGTGGCAAGGATCTGCCATTCATTGGGTACAGTTTTGTGCACATGGAAAAGTCGGCAATTTCCGCTACCACCGATGAAAAGCTGCAGGAGAAGCTAAAGGAACTGCTGCAGAAGCTGAAGACTAGAGAGAATGAGATTTCCATGCTTAAACAAGATCTTTTGCGGGCTCAGCAATCGCTTAGGAAGACCGATAACAAATCGCAGGTGGTGGCCGATGctaaaatggaaattaagAAGCTGCAACAGATTATCAAGGAGAAAACAATGGAGCTGACCACTTGCAAGACGCAAATTAAGACGCTCCAAAGTTCGGCCAAAATAGACGAGGAAATGTGGTCCAAGAAGgaagccactatcaccgatcTTCTCCGCCTGAATCGCCAAAAGTACGAAGAAGCCAAGATCGCTTCGGAGCAACGATATGAGAAACAATTGGCGGACAAAAAGCAAGAGTTGGCATCGACGCTGCAAAAGCTAGATGCCCGTGAGCTGGAGTTCAATGCCAAGTTCGAAGAGTGCAAGCATTTGTCCATGAAATTGCAAAACTACAAGGATATGCTGCAGCAGATCAAGGAGCAGAATCTCAAGTCTGAGACGAACCATGAGGAGCAGAGACGCCAAATGGCCGAGTCGTATGAGCAAAAGCTCACAGATCTCCGGAAGAAGGTTCGCGACTCGCAGGATACAAACCGACGCATGACAATGGAGATAAAGGAAATACGCACCGAGCTGGACGAGTCCATATCCTCCAGCAAGTCCACACAGGAAGCGAAGAATGCTACCGAGCGGAACATCGAAGAAATCCTGCGGCGTCTAAACCAGGAGATCGCCTCCAATAATGAGCTTCATGCGGAAAAGGTCAAGCTGGAGACGAAACTGCAGCTGAAGGAGAATGAAACCCAAGAAGTTAGAGCCGAATGTCATCGACTTGAGAGGGAATTGCAG CTCGCCGAATGCCGCTGCCAGCTGGCTGAATCCTCACTAGCCTCCCACGTTTCCCCCTACGAAACTGCGCCTGGATCTTTGACCGAACTGAATGCCATTGAGGACCAACTTCGCGCTGACTTGTTAGCCGCCAAAGAGAGTGAAAACCATCAGAAGGGACGTGCCGATCAACTGCAGACACTGGTCACCAAACTGGAGCAAATGCTTGAGCGCTTTAACGAGCAGAGTTTATCACCTACGAAATCGCACTCATCGCGTAAGCAAGAAAGTGAAACCGTTGGTGATATGCTCGAGCGGCAGAACGAGAAGCTGGAGGATAAATTGGCAGCAGTGCGGGAGCAGATGATTGTGGAACGTCAGGCAGCGCGTACAGCGAATCTATCGCTCTGGAAGGTGGAGAAACAGCTGGAGGAAGCTTTGTCCGAGAAGAAGTTACTGGCGCGTCGCATGGAACTCACCGAGGATCGCATCAAAAAGGTGCAGAACGCCAGCGATGAATCGCAGAGAATGCTCAAGACGTCTCAGGAGGAAACTCGCCAGCGGGAGTCTCGCATCGAGGAGCTGAAGCAGGAACTGGCGGCCGCCAAAAGGGATGTCCTCAAGGAGCACCTCCAATGGGAAAAGGCCGAGCAGGAGCGCATGAAGTGCAAGTCGGAGATAATCGAGCTCTTGGCCAATGTGCACAGATTAGAACAACAGGAGACGGAACTGCGCCAGAAACTAAGGCAAATCCAATCGCGATTCGATGGTCTAACATTGGAACAGAAGAATACCATACGTGAACTGCAGGAGGAGCGCGAAAAGAGCAGAAAAGCGAATGACTCTTGTCTCGTCTTACAGAAGGAGCTGAAACAGCTCACCGATAACTTCCAGAGGTTGAAGTACGCGTGTAGCATTACCGACAGCCAGCTGACTGAAGTAGAGACCATGCTTAAATCGGAGCAGGATCGAAATAAATCCCAGAAATCTCAACTTGATACCCTTCATGAGAAAGTGAGAGAGCGCAACGATCAATTAACTGATCTGCGAAAGCAACTTACTGCGGTGGAAGCTGAAAAGCGTCTGGCGGAGCAGCGTGCTCAAGTGCTGGCATCGGAAATCGAGGAACTTCGCCTCAACCTCAaggagcagcagaagaagCTGGTGGCGCAGCAGGATCAGTTGGTGGAGCAGACTAACGCCCTGTTCGCCACCCAAGAGAGAGCTGAACTTTTGGATGGGCAAAATGCCAATTACGAAGCCCAAACTGCGGATTCGAATCGCGAAATGGTTAGTCTGAAAGAGGAAAATGCTAGAATTCTCAGCGAGCTGTTCCACAAGAAGGAGGAGGTGGCCAATCTCCAGGCGGAGATAAAGGACTTGGAGTCTACGCAAGCCAACTTGCACGCGGAGATCGATTCCCTTCAGGACACTTTGGCCGAGAAGGAGCAGTTCTACGTGCAGCGGGACATTAAATCGAATGCCACTCTTGCGCAGCACAAAAAGCTGATTGACTACCTTCAG ctCAAAGTTGAGGACCTGTCCGCCAAGAAGAAAAAGACATTGGCGGACAAGCTTTTCGGTTCTAGCCACACAAACAAGGAGAACGTGTCACCCAATGACGTGGAATCTTCCATTCTGTATCGCGCTCTAAAGGAGGAACTGAAGCGAGAACAAAAGATGAACAGCATGCTGAAGGAGCAGTTGGCTCAGTTGAATG GAACTGCAACCCTGCGCTCGCCACGCAAGTCTGCAGCTGTTAATGGCGACTCTGATGCACCCAAACAGAGGCCCGTAAGCATTGCTGCCTTGCCACGTTCTccacagaagcagcagcagccccTGAAGCGCACCACCAGCCAGGTGGAGTTGAAGACGACGGCGGAGAAACCGACTAAAGTAACCATTGAGAACGTGGCTCATCACCGTTTCGAACTGGCCCTACAGGAGTCCAAGGTGGATGCAGCCAATTGTGTAGTTTGCAGACAGGCCGTCGTTGCCGGTTCGCCATTCTGGAAATGCAAGGAGTGCAAAAATGTAACGCATCGCAAGTGTCGCTCCAATGTTCAGGGTCATTGCGGAGCCACCAAGCCGTCTGCACCGCCAGGCGATGATCTTAGCAGTGTTCAATCTGTCTCCAGCTTGACTTTGGACAGCGTAGATAGTGCGGGTGGTACAACCAGCGGTGGCGAGTACATTGGATCGCTGGTCTACAGTTCGGATGGTGCAGAAGATCAGGCACGGAAGGAGATCGAAGTGAACTGCGCCTTTGAAGTGGCCGAGCAGCAAATACTTCTTTTGGGCTGTAACACAGGACTGTACGCGTATCACTTGGACTCGCAGCGATTGGTGCACATTACTGGTCTCGAGTCGGTGAGCTGCATGTCCATCTGCAAGCGCTTGGCCAAGGCTATCATGGTGGGCACAGTGGGCGAGAAGCTCTATCAATGTGACTACCGCCAGCTGGAGTCACGCTGCCAGAGCTCCAGTTCGTGTCACAAGCCTGTGCTGGAGACCTCGGCCATTGAGCTGCCGTTTGCCAATCGCACGCCCTCGGAGAAATGGAAACTAGTGCTCATCTCCGATGAGGCGGAGAACGCATTGGATTCGGTGGCTATTGCGGCCACGTCCACTAGGATTGTCATCTTGAAGTACGACCTTAAGTTGCACATGTTTAAGCCAGTTCGAGCCTTGGACACGGCCACGCCGGTCACTTCCATATTCTTTACGCGTCATTCGGCCATTGTTAGCTCGGATAAGTTCTACGAGATCGATTTGGACAACTATGCGGCTGAGGAGTTCGTGGATCTGTCCGATAAGTCAATGGAGAGCACTGCCAAGTGCCAGCCCCTAACTGCTGTGCGCATCTCACGGCAGGAGTATCTGCTCTGCTTTGCCGAATATGGTGTCTTTGTGGACGAGTTTGGCTGCAGATCCAGGCCGTACGATCTGAACTGGGTCTATGCACCCACTGGATTTGTTTACCGCGAGCCATTCCTATTCATTGCCCACTACCAAAGCGTGCAGATAGTCCGTTTGCATCGGTCGTTCAGCAAGGAAATGGGCAGCGGTGACAACGCATCGGAGGCTTCGGAATCCCCGGAGCTGCAGCGCGTCTACTTGCCACACTACATGTCCACGCTGCTGGCCAACAGCGGAGATGTCAATCTCTATGCCGTGGCCATCGATCAGAGGCCCTGCAATGGAACACAGAAGATCTACCATCTGGACACGATGCTGGCATTCAAGCAGAAGTTCAATATCTCCATGGAAACGCTGTCTTCAGTGGCCACTTCCGTGACTTTGGGCTCGACGGTCACCGGAAATAGCTTATAG